In the Arthrobacter sp. CDRTa11 genome, CGGAACGGTTGATCGGGGTGTCTCTTGACCTGCCTGGATTTTGCCAGACCAGGCCTAAACGCCCATGCCAAAAACATTTGCTTCCCAAGCGGATCCAGGCTGACCTGGAGCACGAGGGGGCACTATGCCGTGGCACGATTGTTTACGAGGTTGATGACGGCGCGCGAAAGGCGCCATACAAACTCAATATCCTAGCACAGTTCGGGCCAGCCCCCATATCACAGAGCAGCCACTCCCCCTGCGACGCTCTCTCACCTAATGCGCGTTTTTCACCGACGCTCTCTTACTTTCTTGGGGAAAGTGAGAGAGCGTCCTTCCAAACAATGCGTTAAGTGAGAGAGCGTCGCAAAGGACGACGGCGGCACGTCGGGACCGCGGGGTGTCGCACCACGGGTGCCGCCCGTGACGCGCGCCGTCCAGGAATGAGGAAACCCCCGCTCCCATAAGGGAACGGGGGTTTCTAAGCAGTCATAACAGCAGGGCTGTTACTTGGCCTTCTCGAGGATCTCCACGAGCCGCCAGTTCTTCGTGGCGGACAGCGGGCGGGTCTCGGCGATGACAACGAGGTCGCCGATGCCGGCGGTGTTCTCTTCGTCGTGTGCCTTGACCTTGGAGGTACGGCGGATGACCTTGCCGTAAAGAGCGTGCTTCACGCGGTCTTCAACCTGAACAACGATGGTCTTTTCCATCTTGTCAGAGACAACGTAGCCGCGACGCGTCTTGCGGTAACCGCGCTGCTCAGCCGTGGCTGCGGTAGCAGTTTCCGTCACGTTCTCGTCCTTTTCACTCACTTGGCGTCCTCCTCGGTCTCAACCGTTTCAGCCGTCTCGGCCTTCTTGGTTGCTGACTTCTTGGACTTCTTTTCTTCCTTGGCTTCCACAACCGGTGCGGCAACCTCGGCACGAATGCCCAGCTCGCGCTCACGGAGAACGGTGTAGATGCGTGCGATGTCCTTCTTTACCGCGCGCAGACGACCGTGGTTCTCCAGCTGACCGGTGGCGGACTGGAAACGCAGGTTGAACAGCTCTTCCTTAGCCTTACGGAGTTCTTCAACGAGGCGCTCGTTGTCGAACGTGTCCAGCTGTGCGGATGCAAGTTCCTTGGATCCTACTGCCATTTCTATTCACCACCTTCGCGACGCAAAATGCGTGCCTTCAACGGGAGCTTGTGAATTGCCAGGCGCAGTGCCTCGCGAGCTACCGATTCTTCGACGCCGGAGATCTCAAAGAGAACCCGGCCCGGCTTGACGTTGGCGACCCACCATTCCGGCGAACCCTTACCGGAACCCATGCGGGTTTCGGCAGGCTTCTTCGTCAGGGGACGGTCCGGGTAGATGTTGATCCAGACCTTACCGCCACGCTTGATGTGGCGGGTCATCGCGATACGTGCAGACTCGATCTGACGGTTGGTGACGTATGCCGGGCTCAGGGCCTGGATGCCGTACTCACCGAAGGAGACCTTGGTGCCGCCCGTAGCAGCGCCGGAACGACCCGGGTGGTGCTGCTTACGGTGCTTGACTCGACGTGGGA is a window encoding:
- the rpsQ gene encoding 30S ribosomal protein S17, which gives rise to MSEKDENVTETATAATAEQRGYRKTRRGYVVSDKMEKTIVVQVEDRVKHALYGKVIRRTSKVKAHDEENTAGIGDLVVIAETRPLSATKNWRLVEILEKAK
- the rpmC gene encoding 50S ribosomal protein L29, with amino-acid sequence MAVGSKELASAQLDTFDNERLVEELRKAKEELFNLRFQSATGQLENHGRLRAVKKDIARIYTVLRERELGIRAEVAAPVVEAKEEKKSKKSATKKAETAETVETEEDAK
- the rplP gene encoding 50S ribosomal protein L16; translated protein: MLIPRRVKHRKQHHPGRSGAATGGTKVSFGEYGIQALSPAYVTNRQIESARIAMTRHIKRGGKVWINIYPDRPLTKKPAETRMGSGKGSPEWWVANVKPGRVLFEISGVEESVAREALRLAIHKLPLKARILRREGGE